The Tepidisphaeraceae bacterium genomic sequence TTCACGGCGGCCGAGTTCAGGCTGACCTTTTCGGCGCCGGCCTGGATGAGCCGGGTGGCATCATCCAGCGTGCGAATGCCGCCACCGACCGTCAGCGGCATGAAGATGACCTCGACCACCTTCGCCACGAAGTCGGCCATAATCTGGCGGCCCTCGTGGCTGGCGCTGATGTCGTAGAACACCAGCTCGTCGGCCCCCTGCTCCTGGTAGCGCTTCGCCTGCTCGACCGGGTCGCCGGCGTCCACGTGATCGAAGAACTTGACGCCCTTCACCACACGGCCGCGGTCAACGTCTAAGCAAGGAATGATGCGCTTGGTAAGCATGGAATGAGAGTGGGCAGCGACCAGTGGACCATGGGCAGCAAAGGCAGCCCAAGCTGCGCTTCCTGACCACCATCAACTGACCACTGCCCACTGAAAAAGGGTGACCGACGGGATTCGAACCCGCGACGTCCACGACCACAACGTGGCGCTCTACCAACTGAGCTACGGCCACCAGATCAGACCGGCCGACGGATCGGCCAATCGAGCTTCGCATTGTGATGGGGAAGCCGCCTGCTGTCAATCGGGTGCTCGGCGTTGACCTAAGGCATTTCCTCAACTCGACAACCGCCCGCGCCAAGGTAGCATCGTGTACCTGTAAACGTCTGCCTGATGAGCACCCGCACCGCGACAACTTCACACCGATCGGGCCGTACGACCTCTCTGACGGTCGTCCTGCTGGCCTTTCTAACGCCGATCGTCATCGTCATCGCCGCCGTGTTTTACGTGGTGACGAAGGGTGCGAGTCGGAATGGCACGGCCGAACTGAACCAGCGGGCGATGCTGCACATGACCGGCCTGAACCCGCCAACGGTGAACCGGTTGCACGCCCGTTTCAGCGATCGCGACGGTGATCTGATTGCCGATTCGCCGGTCGAGCAGACGCAGTTCATCGATCCACCGACAATCCGCTTTTCGTTCGTCGCCACCGCCGAGCCGGAGATTTACCAGAAGGCGTGGCAGCCGTTCGTCGACCACCTGTCGAAAGTGACCGGCCGACCAGTTGAGTATGTATTGTTCGACGACGCCAAGACCCAGTTGCGCGCCCTGCGCGACGGCACGCTGCACGTGACGGGCCTGAACAGTGGCAGCGTGCCTACCGCGGTGAACGTCTGCGGTTTCGTGCCGATCGTGACGCTGCCGAGCCCCGATGGCAGTGGCACGGCTTCGATGGATATCATCACGCCAGCGCGAAGCAACATCGTGACCCCCGAGGACATCCGCGGCCGCGAGTTGACGCTCACAGAACCGGGCAGTAACAGCGGGTACAAGGCGCCGCTCGTGCTATTGCGCAGCGACGCCGGACTCGATCCCGGTCGCGACTACACGATTCGGTATTCGGGCAGCCACGACCGCAGCATCGAGGGAATCGTCAGCGGCGAGTACGAGCTGGCCGCCGTCACCAGCGATTTGATCGAACGCGCGCTGAAGCAGAACCGCCTGAAGCGCAGCGATTACCGCGTCGTCTTTCGCTCCGAACGCTTCCCGACGGCCGGGCTGGGATACCTGCACAACTTGAAGCCGGAGCTGGCAATCACGGTGCGGAAGGCCTTCCACACCTTCGACTGGTCGGGCACCTCGCTGGAATCGGAGATCGGCGTGGAGGACCAGCCGAGCACATTCCCTGTGGCCGACTACAAGGAACAGTGGTCGCTGATTCGCCGGATCGACGACGCGTCCGGCACGGTGCACGAAGTGAAGGACTGACGCGCCCGGCACGCCCGCGTCTGCCAACTTGATCCGCCGCCCCACCGCTCTTACATTCGGCGACTCTTCACCCTTGGGCAAAGCGGTTTCTATGAGCGAATCTACCATTGGCGTCGCGTTGATCGGCTGCGGGATTGTGGGCGGCGGCGTGGCGCAGATCATTGCCGACCACCAGGCCTTGCTGCAACAGCGAACCGGGCTGGCGTTCGAGATCCGCCATGTCGTGGTGCGCGACGTGAGCAAACCCCGGCCCATCAAATCGGTGGCCGCCACCACCGACTGGAAGGCGGCGATCGACGATCCCCGCGTCTCCATCGTCGTCGAGCTGATCGGTGGCACCACCACCGCCGCAGACATCGTCGCCTACGCGTTGAAGCTCGGTAAACACGTCGTGACTGCCAACAAGAGCATGTTGGCCGCCCGCGGCGCCGACTTGTTTGGCCTTGCCCGCAAGCACAACGCCTGCATCGCCTTCGAGGCCAGCTGTGGCGGCGGCATTCCGATTATCGACGCGCTGTGCCGAGGGTTGATCGCCAATCGGGTCGATGCGCTCGTGGGCATCGTCAACGGCACGTGTAACGTCATCCTGACGCGCATGACCAAGAACGCCTGGAGCTACGGCGAAGCGCTGGCGGAAGCCCAGAAGCTGGGCTTTGCGGAGGCCGACCCCACGCTCGACGTTTCCGGTCGCGATGCCGCCCAGAAGCTGGCGCTGCTGGGGAGCCTGGCATTCGATTTGCGCGTGAGCGAGAGCGACATCCACGTCGAAGGGATCGACACGCTTCAGACGACCGATATCAAGCTGGCCGGCGAACTGGGGTACGTGATCAAGCTGCTGGCAATTGCCGAGCGCGTGGGCGATCGCGTTGCGCTGCGGGTGCACCCGACGCTGGTGAACCATTCCGACGTACTGGCCGAGGTGGGTGGCAGCTTCAACGCGATCAGCGTCTACGGCAGCGCCGTCGGTCACACGCTGTTCTACGGCCGCGGCGCCGGCGCGATGCCGACCGCCAGCGCGGTGGTTGCCGATCTGGTGAACGTGGCGCTGGGGTCCACACCGTTGCACTTCAAGCAGCTGCGCATCTTCCCTGACACCACCCCCGCTGCCAGCGTGGTGCCGGTGAGCGACCTGCGCAGTCGCTACTACCTTCGGTTGACCACCCGGGACGTCCCCGGCGTGATGGCTGCCGTCACCGCGGTGCTCGGTCGGCACAGCATCAGCCTGGCCTCGATCAGCCAGCGGGAAAGCAACGAGGGGGAGCTAGTCCCCGTCGTCATCACGACGCACGTGGCACGCGAGGGATCGATCCGCCAGGCGCTGCAGGAGATCGATGCGCTGGAGAACATCCAGCCGGCGACCGTTTGTCTGCGCATCATCGATCAACCGAAGGAATTCGCCGGTAACTAACGGAACGCCTGAAGCGGTTGGTCAGCAACGGAGTGTGCAAGCATGAAATACGCGATCATCATCCCCGACGGCGCCGCCGACGAACCACTGCCCGAGCTGAACGGCAAAACACCCTTGGAAGCCGCGGCGACGCCGAACATGGATCTCATTGCGATGGAGGGCCGCCAAGGCATCGCGCGCACCGTGCCGCCGGGATTTGAGAGCGGGTCGGACGTCGCGACGATGACGCTGTTGGGGTACGACCCGAAGGTCTACCACACCGGCCGGGCCCCACTGGAGGCCGCGGCGCAGAACATCCCGCTATCACCGACGGACTGGGTGTTCCGCTGCAATCTCGTCACCGTCGTCGACGGCATCATGAAGGACCATTCGGCCGGCGGCATCACCGATGCCGAGGCGCAGCGGTTGATCGGCGATCTGTCGAAGGCGCTGCAGCTGGCGGGCTTCGAATTCCACTACGGCGTAAGCTACCGCAACCTGCTCGTCTATCGCGGTGAACAGGACTTCGAGGTGACGACGAAGCCGCCACACGAGTTTCCGGAAGAGCCGATCGCCAAGTACCTGCCGCGCGGCGAGGGCAGCGAGATCCTTCGACAAATCATGGACCGCTCGCGCGAGCTGTTCGCGGGGCACGAGATCAACGAGGTGCGCACGCAGACCGGCTACAACCCAGCATCGCAGGTGTGGCTGTGGGGCCAGGGCCACGCGCCCGCGCTGCCCACGTTCGAGGAACGCTTCGGCGTCCAGCGCGGCGCGATGATCACCGGTGTCGACCTGCTGCGCGGCCTGGCGAACCTGCTGGCGTGGGACGTGGTGGAGGTCGAAGGCATGACCAGCTTCCACGACACCGACTACGCCGGCCAGGGCCGCGCGACCGTCGATGCACTTGACCAGTACGACATCGTGCTATCGCACATCGAAGCGCCCGACGAGGCCAGCCATCAGGCTGACTTCCGCACGAAGGTGGAGGCGATCGAACACATCGACCGCTACGTGGTCGGCCCGGTGCTGGAAAAGATGCGATCGTTCCCGCAGTGGCGCATCCTGGTCATGCCCGACCACCCCACCAACATCGCCACCCGCAAGCACGGCTACGCCCCCAGCCCCTTCGCGATGGCCGGCACGCGCGTTCGTAGTGTCATTAAAGGCCCGTACAGCGAGAAGAACGCTGCGGCGAGCGATTTGAAGATCGAGCGCGGGCATGAGCTGATGGAGTATTTCCTACGCGGCGGGAATTTATAGCGTGGCTGTTGAAGCGCTCAGTCAGCAAGTGCCGTTTGCGTCAACCGTCATCCCGATGAGAGCCTTGGCGACCTGAGGGATCTCGACTTGCTGAGAATCCCGTGGCAATACGAGATCCCTCCCGTCGCCTTGGGCTAACGGACGAAACCTCAGCGCAATGTGCTACTCGTCATCCCAAGGGGAGCGGTAGCGACCCGAGGGATCTCCCGAGGCCGAGTACCGTCCGTGGTCTGAGATCCCTCAGGTCGCTACCGCTCCCTTCGGGATGACATGGGGCTTTGTCCTCTAGCCTTTAGGCTCCGCTCGGGATGACCGTCATTCTTAGCTGCAGCGATTCGGATTGACGCTACAAGTGAATCGCCCTGCCCACCGCGACGCCCGCCGCTTCCATGACGGCTTCGCTGAGGGTGGGATGCGGGTGGATCGCCTCGATGATCTCGGACTCCGTCGCTTCCAGCTTGCGGGCCATCACCAGCTCGGCCAGTAGTTCGGTGACGCTCTCACCGATCATGTGAACGCCGAGCAATTCGCCGTATTTGGCGTCGAAGATCAGCTTCACGAACCCGTCGCTCTCACCGGCCGCCAGCGCTCGGCCACTGACGCTGAAGGGGAACTTTCCGACCTTCAGTTCGCGGCCCGTCTCACGCGCTTTCTTTTCCGTGTAGCCCATGCTGGCGACCTGCGGGTGCGAGTATGTGCAGCCGGGGATCTGCTTGTAATCCAGCGGGTGGAAATCCATACCGCAGATCGCCTCGACCACCGACACCGCTTCGTGGTGGGCCACGTGCGCCAAATCTGGATGGCGATAGCCACCCATGCCGGCCTGTTCCGGCCAGTGGAGCGACGTGCAGTCGCCGACCGACCAGACGTTCTCCAGGTTCGACTGGAAGTTCGGCGTCACCTTCACGCGCCCCTTGAACAGCTCCAGCCCGCTCTTGGGGTCGACCGCACCGTCGGCGTTGCCCGTGACGCCGATCGCCACCAGCACCGCGTCCGCCTCGACCTCGCCGGCCTTGTTGCCCGACAGCGTGATCTTCACGCCATTGTCGGTCGTCTCGACCTTGTCGGTCTTGGTCTTCACGCGCACGTCGATGCCCTTCTTGGCGAACAGGCGTTCGAGCAGGACGCTGACGTCCTCGTCTTCGTTGGGCAGCAGGTGGTCCTGCATCTCGATCAGCACAACCTCGGTGCCAACGGCGTTGTAGAAGTCGGCGAACTCACAGCCGATGGCGCCGGCGCCGATGATCGCCAGCCGCTTGGGCTGCTTGGGCAGCACCATCGCCTCGCGCGAGGTGATGACCTTGTTGCCGTCGAACTTCACACCGGGGATCGGCGTGGTCTTGGCACCCACCGCGACGATGATATGGTCGCCGGTGACTTCCTTATTGCCGTCTTTACCGGCTATGGAAACCTTGTGCGGGCCCATCACCTTGGCGGTGCCGAACTCGCTCTTCACGTCGTACTTCTTGAACAGGTGCGCGATGCCCTTCGACAGCTTGTCAGCAATGCCGCGGCTGCGCGCAATCATCTTGGAGAAGTCGATCTGCAAGTTATCGAACGTGATGCCACGATGGGCCGCCTCGGTGCGCACTTTTCGGGCGAAGTTGCCGTCTTCCAGTAGCGCCTTGGTCGGAATGCAGCCCCAGTTCAGGCACGTGCCGCCGAGGTTTTCCTGTTCGATACAGAGGACGCGCTTCTTCAGCTGCCCCCCGCGAATGGCGGCCGCGTAACCCGCGGGGCCACCGC encodes the following:
- the phnD gene encoding phosphate/phosphite/phosphonate ABC transporter substrate-binding protein codes for the protein MSTRTATTSHRSGRTTSLTVVLLAFLTPIVIVIAAVFYVVTKGASRNGTAELNQRAMLHMTGLNPPTVNRLHARFSDRDGDLIADSPVEQTQFIDPPTIRFSFVATAEPEIYQKAWQPFVDHLSKVTGRPVEYVLFDDAKTQLRALRDGTLHVTGLNSGSVPTAVNVCGFVPIVTLPSPDGSGTASMDIITPARSNIVTPEDIRGRELTLTEPGSNSGYKAPLVLLRSDAGLDPGRDYTIRYSGSHDRSIEGIVSGEYELAAVTSDLIERALKQNRLKRSDYRVVFRSERFPTAGLGYLHNLKPELAITVRKAFHTFDWSGTSLESEIGVEDQPSTFPVADYKEQWSLIRRIDDASGTVHEVKD
- a CDS encoding homoserine dehydrogenase, whose translation is MSESTIGVALIGCGIVGGGVAQIIADHQALLQQRTGLAFEIRHVVVRDVSKPRPIKSVAATTDWKAAIDDPRVSIVVELIGGTTTAADIVAYALKLGKHVVTANKSMLAARGADLFGLARKHNACIAFEASCGGGIPIIDALCRGLIANRVDALVGIVNGTCNVILTRMTKNAWSYGEALAEAQKLGFAEADPTLDVSGRDAAQKLALLGSLAFDLRVSESDIHVEGIDTLQTTDIKLAGELGYVIKLLAIAERVGDRVALRVHPTLVNHSDVLAEVGGSFNAISVYGSAVGHTLFYGRGAGAMPTASAVVADLVNVALGSTPLHFKQLRIFPDTTPAASVVPVSDLRSRYYLRLTTRDVPGVMAAVTAVLGRHSISLASISQRESNEGELVPVVITTHVAREGSIRQALQEIDALENIQPATVCLRIIDQPKEFAGN
- a CDS encoding cofactor-independent phosphoglycerate mutase is translated as MKYAIIIPDGAADEPLPELNGKTPLEAAATPNMDLIAMEGRQGIARTVPPGFESGSDVATMTLLGYDPKVYHTGRAPLEAAAQNIPLSPTDWVFRCNLVTVVDGIMKDHSAGGITDAEAQRLIGDLSKALQLAGFEFHYGVSYRNLLVYRGEQDFEVTTKPPHEFPEEPIAKYLPRGEGSEILRQIMDRSRELFAGHEINEVRTQTGYNPASQVWLWGQGHAPALPTFEERFGVQRGAMITGVDLLRGLANLLAWDVVEVEGMTSFHDTDYAGQGRATVDALDQYDIVLSHIEAPDEASHQADFRTKVEAIEHIDRYVVGPVLEKMRSFPQWRILVMPDHPTNIATRKHGYAPSPFAMAGTRVRSVIKGPYSEKNAAASDLKIERGHELMEYFLRGGNL
- the lpdA gene encoding dihydrolipoyl dehydrogenase, producing the protein MPAEITMPQLSDTMTEGTVVKWHKKEGDKVKAGEEIADVETDKAVMPMESFESGTLAVIAIVEGGKAPVGAVLGVIATGSEKPEDVKKGFKPSGGAVATGSAAKPEAGEAKPAATTPKAEPAGEKPKAAPQSASPAPSNVPPIKSNPGKYQYDIVVIGGGPAGYAAAIRGGQLKKRVLCIEQENLGGTCLNWGCIPTKALLEDGNFARKVRTEAAHRGITFDNLQIDFSKMIARSRGIADKLSKGIAHLFKKYDVKSEFGTAKVMGPHKVSIAGKDGNKEVTGDHIIVAVGAKTTPIPGVKFDGNKVITSREAMVLPKQPKRLAIIGAGAIGCEFADFYNAVGTEVVLIEMQDHLLPNEDEDVSVLLERLFAKKGIDVRVKTKTDKVETTDNGVKITLSGNKAGEVEADAVLVAIGVTGNADGAVDPKSGLELFKGRVKVTPNFQSNLENVWSVGDCTSLHWPEQAGMGGYRHPDLAHVAHHEAVSVVEAICGMDFHPLDYKQIPGCTYSHPQVASMGYTEKKARETGRELKVGKFPFSVSGRALAAGESDGFVKLIFDAKYGELLGVHMIGESVTELLAELVMARKLEATESEIIEAIHPHPTLSEAVMEAAGVAVGRAIHL